From the Companilactobacillus ginsenosidimutans genome, the window CTGCTCTGATGGTCTCTGCGGGTATCGGATACGCTTTGTGCCTTGATGGAATCATCAACACTAATCAATCCGATTTAACTTTCGTACCGTTATCACCAAGAAAAACATCAGGTGCCAGTCTAGTTTGGAGCAAAGGAACTCGTCTATCTCCTGCTGCAGAGGCATTCCTAAACCAATTAATAATCGACTTAAAATAAAAAGTCATCATCTTCCCCGCGAAAAATGATGGCTTTTTCTATGCTTGTTGCTTTGATGGACGAATCAAGACTTCACTGATTGCTACATTTTCAGGTTGATCAATTGCGTAAACAACTGCATTGGCCACATCATCTGCAGAAAGCGATAATCCACTTTTTTCTGGTGCCTCAAACAATGGTTTCAAACTATCCTGAATTTCTTTGTTGCCGACTGTGTTGACCAATTCGGTTCTAACGGCACCAGGCGAAACTATTGTCGAACGAATTCCGTTGGCATATTCCTCCTGACGCAAACCTTCCATAATAGCTCTAACGGCAAATTTTGTTCCGTTATAAACTGCTGATGCAGGATAAACAACGTGTCCAGCAACTGAATCAGTACTAATAATTAGGCCATCATTTTGTTTCTGCATGATTGGTAAGACGGCTCCAATACCATTTAGCACACCCATAATATTGATGTTTAGCATTGATTGCCACTTGTCATAATCACGATCAGCTAAATTGCCTTGAGGCATAATTCCAGCGTTGTTATACAAGACATCAACTCTGCCATATTTATCCATAGCAAGTTTAATCAATCCAGCAACTTCGTCACGATCAGTAACATCAGTTACATGATAACTAGCGTTCTCTCCAATTTCGTCAACCAATGCCTTCAATTTTTCTTCACGTCTAGCACCCAACACAACTTTGGCACCTTTTGAAGCCAATTTCTTTGCTGTGGCTGCACCAATACCACTTGATGCTCCAGCGATTACTACTACTTTATTTTCTACAGTCATATTTTTTCTCCTCTTATTTAACTCGACTTATTCAGCCGTAATTACTACTTTTTGATTCTTCTTTATGTTCTTAACCGTCTTCAAATCCTTCTTGGAATTGAAATGACCAATGATATGGATACCTTGGTAATAACTAACTTTTCCATAGTAAAAGACCAATCGTCTGTCGGGTGACCAGTATCCAATCGAACCCTTCTTGGCAGCTGATCCCTTCGGCATCCCA encodes:
- a CDS encoding SDR family oxidoreductase; protein product: MTVENKVVVIAGASSGIGAATAKKLASKGAKVVLGARREEKLKALVDEIGENASYHVTDVTDRDEVAGLIKLAMDKYGRVDVLYNNAGIMPQGNLADRDYDKWQSMLNINIMGVLNGIGAVLPIMQKQNDGLIISTDSVAGHVVYPASAVYNGTKFAVRAIMEGLRQEEYANGIRSTIVSPGAVRTELVNTVGNKEIQDSLKPLFEAPEKSGLSLSADDVANAVVYAIDQPENVAISEVLIRPSKQQA